The genomic stretch ACAAATGCAGAGAGCGTCACGCGTACGGTGGCTGGCACCGGCACAGTGGTCAACGCTGCCGCCTTCACCAATGTCGATGGCGCGGAAAACATCGCGCGCGCCTGCGCCAAGACGGACAAGCCGCTCATCCACATCTCGATAAACTAGGTGTTTGATGGATCGATCGAGCGTGCCTACCGCCAGGACGACCCGACCGGGCCGCTCTCGGCATCTACGGACGATCTAAGCTCGCCGGCGAGCGGAGCGTTGCGAGCGCGCCGTTATCCTGCGTACCGCCTGGGTCTATGCCACGACCGGAAGCAATTTCGTGCGCACCATGTTGTGCTTGGCGAACGAACGCGACTCGCTCCGCGTCGTCGACGACCAGCGCAACTCGCCGACCTAGGCACACGATATCGCGGTGGCCATCCTCGCTATTGCAGCCGACGGCGTTACCAAACCCGGCGTCTTTCACTTTTGCAGCAGCGGCACGACGACGTGGCATGGATTCGCGCACCCCATATTCGATCTAGCCGGCGAGCGCAGCGTGCCCCGCGTCGGTGAGCTTAGTCCGATCCCCAGCA from Alphaproteobacteria bacterium encodes the following:
- a CDS encoding sugar nucleotide-binding protein; this translates as MTDLVVFGADGQVGRALCEAADANVAGYDRKATADITNAESVTRTVAGTGTVVNAAAFTNVDGAENIARACAKTDKPLIHISIN